Below is a window of Phocoena sinus isolate mPhoSin1 chromosome 2, mPhoSin1.pri, whole genome shotgun sequence DNA.
CGGTGAGGCCAGGCTGCCCCACCCCAACTTGTACCCCAGTTCAATTCCACCCATGTTTAGTGAGCACCTATCATCTGTCTGAAACTGTGCTAGGCTCTgagtgggaggagggtggaggaaaCAGAATAAACAATGCAAGACCCTTAATCTCCAAGTAGCTTCCATCATGTGGGGAAAACACATAGTTAAGTAACTGAACTATGACATGAggcagaaaaaattaaatgatatccCCTTCTTTTATGGCTCTTGGTTGACTACTCTCCACCacttgggaggaaggaagggaatccCTAACAGTTCTCCTTCAACTACCCTGCACCCGGCCTCCAGGTGAGCCAGCTATGGCTGGCAGTGGCTGTGGTGCCCTTTGCTATCTCAGTTGCCTGCCTGAACTCTGCTTGTCACATGGCCACAGCACTGCCACTTGGGCATGGCGTACTGGTAAGAACTACCATACGGGAGGGTGGAAAGAAGGTCCTGGGGGCCCCTCCCTAATGGGCCAGAGCTCACCACTTGCCTTTCTCATTCAGGGTCTCCTCACTGGGATTGTAACCCTTGAGCTGCGCAGAGCACCCCGTCTCTGGAAGGTGAGAGGGGAAGAGAATGCAGTACTATTCTCCCACcccctaaaacacacacacacctcagccCAGGAAGTGGATTTCTAACTGTGTTAGTTATCTGCCCGTGACTGGTCTAAAAGACTGAGGAGGGAAACAAGAAAGTTAGAGGGCTGATGGTCCCGTTTGGAGGTGGAAGAAtaggagctgttttttttttttttttttgggttacgcgggcctctcactgttgtggcctcccccgttgtggagcacaggctccggatgcgcaggacaggggcacaaacccgtgtcccctgcatcggcaggcggactctcaaccactgcgccaccagggaagcccaggagctgaGTTTTGTTTTCAGCTAGGCTACAGGTGGGGCTTGGGGTTGCAGTGAGTCCCCTAGGCTGGGCAGGGCTGAATTAACTCACTGGCAGGTGCACGCCATGATGCTATTCAACACCTTCAATCTGATCTTGGGCTTCATCACGTTGGCGGTCGAAGTGGTGAAGACAGCCTTGATGTCTGCCCCAACTGTCCCCTCCCAGGTACAAGTGAATAAAGGAGAATGTGGGGGGATGAGGAAgccagaggaggggaaagggcaggggcaAATAGGTGCAGGGTCCCCTGCAGCACACCCTCAGCCCTATCTACCTACAGCTAGCCGGCTTGCTGGTGCTGGAGCTCAGTGCTGAGGCCTTCACCCTAGGCGGAGTG
It encodes the following:
- the TMEM253 gene encoding transmembrane protein 253 isoform X1, coding for MEERAGQREQDRPSLRLEKLQHWARHRRSGHLLVLAVSQLWLAVAVVPFAISVACLNSACHMATALPLGHGVLGLLTGIVTLELRRAPRLWKVHAMMLFNTFNLILGFITLAVEVVKTALMSAPTVPSQLAGLLVLELSAEAFTLGGVLVSAYSLFLLSQRKPGCCWSQNLHYQELQEGLSELEEVPDLETGPTVASRANRTNE